The nucleotide sequence TCTACGAGCGCGCGTTTTTGTTCATCTGTACGGCCCTCAACCATTTTAATTGTAACGATTGGCATATAGTCGCCTCCTAGTTAAAATATAGTGTATAGTATTTATATTAGCGTATTTGGAGGGATTTACAATGGCAAATGAAGAAAAACCGAAACCAAAAATGGGTTTTACAATAATAAAAAATGATCCTACCGATGGGCATAAAGGATTCGGAATTGGTTCGCTTTCTTTGGAAAACGTTTCGCCGGTCATGGTTGATGTCGCGGAAGGAACTGCAGTTGTTGACATCGGAGCAATGCATGCGAAAAGTGAAGTAGAGCGCGGCATTAAGTTTACGATGAACCGTGAAGACTCAGCAGGCGGAAAAGATTACTGGCTTGTATGGGTAACGATTGACCATAAAGAGTCCGGTGCTTATTTTGCTGGTGTAACGGCTTGTGAAATGGTTGTAAACCGTGAAAAACGCCGTGGCTACAAAATTTTGGCTGACCATGTGAACAAAATGGATAAATCGATGAAGCGCCACATTATTGTGGACCATATGGATG is from Solibacillus isronensis and encodes:
- a CDS encoding YwhD family protein; this encodes MANEEKPKPKMGFTIIKNDPTDGHKGFGIGSLSLENVSPVMVDVAEGTAVVDIGAMHAKSEVERGIKFTMNREDSAGGKDYWLVWVTIDHKESGAYFAGVTACEMVVNREKRRGYKILADHVNKMDKSMKRHIIVDHMDEPSKQILADFLKSHNEEMWNNSEEKLRRDLA